Proteins encoded together in one Tautonia rosea window:
- a CDS encoding sodium:solute symporter family protein, with protein MHPIDLIVLVAYLAGITALGVWMARRVRSIGDYFMPRRFGKAMMTTFAFGTGTASDQAVSVAAETFRVGLAGIWWQWIWLPATPFYWLIAPIMRRLRAITTADVYELRYDRSVALLFSVVGIVGLSVKIGLLLKGSGALIEATTGGAVSADWAIPIITVLFVAYGTAGGLAAAIVTDFVQGILTILFSFLLLPFVMQAVGGMEGIRGTIDDPEMLSLVVPGEIGLFFVVMYAIQALMGIVAQPFIMGVCAAGRTEMDGRFGFMVGNILKRICTAAWSLTALAAVAWYISLGVDRADINPDHVFGDMAREFLPGVMPGLLGVFLASLVASVMSSCDAMMVSGSALATENIYKPIVRGRDPGHYVWVGRLASVAIVAGGIVFAWAVPDVITALNIWFRIAPMMGIAFWLGLSWRRTTPAGAWAVTLTGFACWWLAELPNVAALVARMPMAEAFGIVRLTSEGRLAIAEPWVIALYTGAAVIAGVVVSLATVQTPRERLDRFYTLTRTPIVAGERVEEPCTLPPGVEPANRPMLLTAGGLEIPCPSRTSVLGFVLGWVAVVGMVLGFLWLLGG; from the coding sequence GTCTGGATGGCCAGGCGGGTGCGTTCGATCGGCGACTACTTCATGCCCCGTCGATTCGGCAAGGCGATGATGACCACCTTCGCCTTTGGGACCGGGACGGCGTCCGACCAGGCTGTGAGTGTGGCCGCCGAAACGTTTCGGGTCGGACTCGCAGGGATCTGGTGGCAATGGATCTGGCTCCCGGCCACCCCGTTCTACTGGCTGATCGCCCCGATCATGCGGCGGCTCCGGGCGATCACGACGGCGGACGTGTACGAATTGCGTTACGATCGGAGCGTGGCCCTGTTGTTTTCGGTCGTCGGAATCGTGGGATTGTCGGTGAAGATCGGTCTGCTGCTGAAAGGCTCAGGAGCGTTGATCGAGGCCACGACAGGCGGAGCAGTATCGGCCGACTGGGCGATCCCCATCATTACGGTTCTGTTCGTCGCCTATGGCACGGCCGGAGGGTTGGCCGCAGCAATCGTCACGGACTTCGTTCAGGGGATCCTGACGATTCTCTTCTCCTTTCTGCTGCTCCCCTTCGTCATGCAAGCCGTAGGAGGGATGGAGGGTATCCGCGGGACTATCGACGATCCCGAAATGCTCTCGCTCGTCGTCCCGGGAGAGATCGGCCTGTTTTTCGTGGTGATGTATGCGATCCAGGCACTGATGGGGATCGTAGCCCAGCCATTCATCATGGGAGTCTGCGCTGCCGGTCGGACCGAGATGGACGGTCGCTTCGGATTCATGGTGGGGAATATTCTCAAGCGAATCTGCACGGCGGCCTGGAGCCTGACGGCGTTGGCGGCGGTCGCCTGGTACATCAGCCTTGGCGTTGATCGGGCAGACATCAACCCGGACCACGTCTTCGGGGACATGGCCCGGGAGTTTCTTCCGGGGGTGATGCCGGGATTGCTGGGAGTGTTCCTCGCCTCGCTGGTGGCCTCGGTCATGAGTTCGTGCGACGCGATGATGGTCTCCGGCTCAGCGCTTGCAACAGAGAACATCTACAAGCCGATCGTGCGGGGCCGCGATCCGGGGCACTACGTCTGGGTTGGTCGGCTGGCGTCGGTGGCGATTGTGGCAGGTGGGATCGTCTTCGCCTGGGCGGTTCCCGACGTCATCACGGCGCTTAACATCTGGTTCCGGATCGCCCCGATGATGGGGATCGCCTTCTGGCTGGGGCTCTCCTGGAGGCGAACGACCCCCGCAGGCGCCTGGGCCGTCACGTTGACCGGATTTGCATGCTGGTGGCTGGCCGAGCTACCGAATGTCGCGGCGCTGGTCGCCCGGATGCCGATGGCCGAGGCATTCGGAATCGTTCGCCTGACCAGCGAGGGCCGACTCGCGATTGCCGAGCCGTGGGTGATCGCCCTATATACCGGTGCGGCCGTCATTGCCGGGGTCGTCGTCAGCCTGGCCACCGTGCAAACGCCCAGGGAGCGGCTCGATCGCTTTTACACCTTAACGAGGACGCCCATCGTTGCTGGAGAACGGGTCGAGGAGCCGTGCACCCTGCCGCCGGGTGTCGAGCCCGCAAACCGGCCAATGCTCCTGACCGCCGGGGGTTTGGAGATCCCCTGCCCCTCTCGCACCTCGGTGCTCGGATTTGTCTTGGGTTGGGTCGCAGTCGTGGGCATGGTCCTCGGGTTCCTGTGGCTTCTGGGTGGTTAA